Proteins encoded in a region of the Desulfurococcaceae archaeon genome:
- a CDS encoding NADH-quinone oxidoreductase subunit C has translation MSSFLSVDDALKPYTVRKEVIKPGRDVYVVEASRIREVMEVLKNSFSGNVYLATIAGVDRVKENVFELNYFVHIVSLGKTIVIRTSTPKTSPRVDTIIDIMPGAFSAEAEIYDLFGVEFVGNRYLRRGFFVPLDVASQGTHPLRKDAQV, from the coding sequence CTGAGTAGCTTTTTAAGCGTAGATGACGCCTTAAAGCCTTACACTGTTAGGAAGGAGGTTATTAAACCAGGCAGAGACGTCTACGTCGTTGAGGCATCGAGGATTAGGGAGGTTATGGAGGTCCTTAAAAACAGTTTTAGCGGTAACGTGTACCTGGCCACGATAGCAGGTGTCGACAGGGTAAAAGAAAACGTCTTTGAGTTAAACTACTTCGTACACATAGTCTCGCTGGGTAAGACCATCGTAATTAGAACGTCGACGCCTAAAACGAGTCCCCGAGTAGACACGATAATCGACATCATGCCGGGCGCATTTTCGGCCGAGGCCGAGATCTACGATCTGTTCGGCGTGGAGTTCGTCGGGAACAGGTACTTGAGAAGAGGGTTCTTCGTCCCTCTCGACGTTGCTTCCCAAGGAACGCACCCACTGCGAAAAGATGCGCAGGTGTAG
- the nuoB gene encoding NADH-quinone oxidoreductase subunit NuoB: protein MVGVLIVTAARRLQKASYKMIKYSPWLVHFNTGACNGCDIEVLTAITPLYDPERYGIKLAPSIRHGDVLVVTGAVTKKAAERLKRLYDQMPSVKYVVAVGACAYDGGVFKGSYSVVGGANKVVPVHAYVPGCPPRPEEILRAILMLLGREKVEVRLTE, encoded by the coding sequence ATGGTGGGTGTGCTTATAGTGACGGCGGCGAGGAGGCTTCAAAAGGCTAGTTACAAGATGATTAAGTATAGCCCGTGGCTCGTGCACTTCAATACGGGGGCTTGTAATGGTTGCGATATAGAGGTGCTCACAGCTATAACCCCCCTATACGACCCCGAGAGGTACGGCATCAAGCTAGCTCCTTCAATCAGGCACGGAGACGTCCTCGTAGTTACGGGTGCAGTAACAAAAAAAGCAGCTGAGAGGCTGAAAAGGCTCTACGACCAGATGCCTAGCGTAAAGTACGTTGTCGCGGTAGGTGCGTGCGCGTACGATGGAGGCGTCTTCAAGGGTAGCTACAGCGTTGTTGGAGGCGCTAACAAGGTAGTACCGGTACACGCGTACGTGCCGGGATGCCCTCCAAGGCCTGAGGAAATACTCCGTGCCATACTAATGCTCCTCGGCAGGGAAAAAGTCGAGGTGAGGCTCACTGAGTAG
- the hypF gene encoding carbamoyltransferase HypF → MSYENQKQIAVRLLVIGLVQGVGFRPFVSRLATGLDIYGYVRNVGGSEVEIWIEGPEDRVYEFLLALHQDKPVVALLDQVYMSIEEPRGYTNFSIEKSHLNAIARSNIPPDFAICKDCLAEVLDPQNRRYRYLFNSCAWCGPRFSMIYRVPYDRENTAMNKYVLCDECLREYDDPGNLRRYHAEGISCPRDGPRAYLLDKDFKLVDSEDPVYQASKLIDEGFIVAVKGIGGYHIAALASNDDVVLELRRRKKRPHRPFAIMGLNTDVLRDLVHMDEVDEALLNSPQAPILLLPKKEGSPVSKYVSPGLYHEGVFVAYTALHYLLLMNTRDKFLVMTSGNVSGEPMCTDEECAKSRLSRIVDYFLVHDRVIVNRVDDSVIRKTGDQYLMIRRSRGYAPMWINLNRDLGGEFIAFGGDLASAGAVGFENRVVLTQYIGDLDSIQAQKEMLKYVDFLARNYNIGLRNEPYIVVDMHPQLHSRRLGLEYAKLRSSPWIEIQHHYAHVLGAAVDNGLEGTVAGIATDGVGWGTDGTIWGCEVVVFNTESYGFKRIASINPLPLTGDRDTYIPLRLLCAYYSLRGVDLAEILKYMNVRNGKEVFECKAAHTLVKLKRYTPASSTGRLLDLVASILNPGIERTYEGEPAIWLEAEAWRGSNVIVIDHFKVRRDGDVYRLDYDSAVDWLVEHRSKYDAPSLARGFLYSLGNAIGSLLLASIKGTRVDYVVMSGGASVNEFMHRGIRDRLREEGLYPYLPRRIPPNDGGLAFGQVVAASLKIKETG, encoded by the coding sequence ATGAGCTACGAAAACCAGAAGCAGATAGCGGTACGGCTACTAGTAATAGGCCTTGTGCAGGGAGTTGGGTTCAGGCCCTTCGTATCGAGACTGGCTACCGGGCTTGACATCTACGGGTACGTGAGAAACGTAGGTGGAAGCGAGGTCGAAATATGGATTGAGGGCCCCGAAGACAGGGTCTACGAGTTTCTACTTGCCCTTCACCAGGACAAGCCCGTGGTCGCACTTCTTGACCAGGTATACATGTCCATCGAGGAACCTCGTGGATACACGAATTTCAGCATCGAGAAAAGTCACTTAAACGCTATTGCGAGGTCGAACATCCCGCCTGATTTCGCGATCTGCAAGGACTGCCTCGCTGAGGTATTAGACCCCCAAAACAGGAGGTACCGGTACCTTTTCAATTCATGTGCTTGGTGTGGTCCAAGGTTCTCGATGATATACAGGGTTCCATATGACCGAGAAAACACTGCAATGAACAAGTACGTACTGTGTGATGAGTGCCTCCGCGAGTACGATGACCCCGGCAATTTAAGGCGCTACCACGCAGAGGGCATTAGTTGCCCGAGAGATGGACCTCGTGCATATCTACTTGACAAGGACTTCAAACTAGTAGATTCCGAAGACCCAGTATATCAGGCTTCAAAGCTCATCGATGAAGGCTTCATTGTGGCGGTTAAGGGTATTGGAGGGTATCACATAGCCGCCCTGGCTTCAAACGATGACGTAGTACTGGAATTAAGAAGGAGGAAGAAAAGGCCTCACCGGCCCTTCGCCATCATGGGCCTCAATACCGATGTCTTAAGGGACCTTGTCCACATGGATGAGGTGGACGAGGCCCTTTTAAACTCTCCCCAAGCACCCATACTCCTACTCCCCAAGAAAGAAGGTTCTCCCGTCTCGAAGTACGTGTCTCCGGGCCTGTACCACGAAGGTGTTTTCGTGGCCTACACCGCGCTACACTACCTACTCCTAATGAACACCCGCGATAAGTTCCTGGTAATGACTAGTGGAAACGTGTCAGGCGAACCGATGTGTACGGATGAGGAGTGCGCGAAGTCGAGGTTATCCAGGATCGTCGATTACTTCCTCGTACACGACCGGGTAATCGTGAACAGGGTAGACGACAGTGTTATCAGGAAGACGGGCGATCAGTACCTAATGATCCGTAGAAGCCGGGGATACGCGCCAATGTGGATAAACCTCAACAGAGACCTTGGAGGGGAATTCATAGCTTTCGGTGGAGATCTAGCCTCCGCGGGTGCGGTTGGGTTCGAAAACCGGGTGGTCTTAACCCAGTACATTGGTGACCTAGACTCCATTCAAGCACAGAAAGAAATGCTGAAGTACGTGGACTTCCTCGCGAGGAACTACAATATTGGATTGAGAAATGAGCCCTACATAGTAGTAGACATGCACCCTCAACTCCACTCCAGGCGCTTAGGGCTAGAATACGCCAAGCTGAGATCCTCGCCGTGGATCGAGATACAGCACCACTACGCTCACGTTCTGGGAGCTGCAGTGGACAACGGACTGGAAGGCACGGTCGCCGGTATAGCAACAGACGGCGTCGGTTGGGGTACCGATGGGACCATATGGGGTTGCGAAGTAGTGGTTTTTAACACGGAGTCTTACGGCTTTAAACGAATAGCTTCCATAAACCCCCTCCCTCTTACTGGTGACAGGGATACGTACATACCCCTTAGGCTACTATGCGCGTACTATTCTCTCAGAGGTGTCGACCTCGCTGAAATCCTGAAGTACATGAACGTCAGGAACGGGAAGGAGGTGTTCGAGTGCAAGGCTGCGCATACCCTGGTAAAGCTTAAGAGATATACCCCAGCTTCTAGTACGGGCAGGCTTCTCGACCTCGTGGCGTCTATTCTCAACCCGGGCATTGAGAGAACGTATGAGGGAGAACCAGCCATATGGCTGGAAGCGGAGGCGTGGAGAGGTAGCAATGTCATCGTGATAGACCACTTCAAGGTCCGCAGAGATGGTGACGTGTACAGGCTCGACTATGACAGCGCGGTTGACTGGCTCGTAGAGCACAGGTCCAAGTACGATGCCCCCTCACTTGCGAGAGGCTTTCTCTACTCTCTCGGAAATGCTATTGGTAGCCTACTCTTAGCTTCTATTAAGGGCACGAGGGTGGATTACGTCGTCATGTCGGGAGGCGCGTCCGTGAACGAATTCATGCACCGGGGTATTCGGGATAGGCTAAGGGAAGAAGGCCTATATCCCTACTTACCGAGAAGGATACCTCCTAACGACGGCGGTCTTGCTTTCGGGCAGGTTGTGGCGGCGTCACTCAAGATCAAGGAAACAGGGTAG
- a CDS encoding molybdenum cofactor biosynthesis protein MoaE, with protein MIKTYSVFKDVLGNEIELELKEPLTVRELLRILEERYTLPRDLEKLVIVDDKVVDENYVIDRDTTVHVAPPFSGGGRLVDVKILDEDSEVDFNQLLKGLMNSGAGALSVFVGFVKKYVEDHEVYELEYSAVNSVALKQLEKIAHEEAEKHGLNAVVLWHYLGKRKPGDVTVIIATVAQNRVSALNATRNILERVKKEVPIFKLERRSDGEYWVVGDAKRYQRRASNE; from the coding sequence GTGATTAAAACCTACTCGGTATTCAAAGATGTCCTTGGAAACGAAATAGAGTTAGAGCTTAAAGAGCCTTTAACCGTTAGAGAGCTCTTAAGGATCCTGGAAGAAAGGTACACCCTGCCTCGAGATCTCGAAAAACTCGTAATCGTAGACGACAAGGTCGTGGATGAAAACTACGTTATAGATAGAGACACCACCGTGCACGTAGCCCCTCCTTTTTCTGGTGGTGGCAGGCTCGTTGACGTCAAAATCCTCGACGAGGACTCGGAAGTAGACTTCAACCAGCTGTTGAAAGGGTTAATGAATTCCGGAGCAGGCGCTTTGAGCGTTTTTGTAGGCTTCGTTAAGAAATACGTTGAAGATCACGAGGTCTACGAACTCGAATACAGCGCGGTAAATAGTGTTGCACTCAAACAGCTCGAAAAGATTGCCCACGAAGAGGCTGAAAAGCACGGCCTAAATGCCGTAGTGTTGTGGCATTACCTCGGTAAGCGTAAACCCGGAGACGTGACGGTCATAATAGCCACCGTTGCCCAGAATAGGGTTTCAGCATTAAATGCAACGCGCAATATACTCGAACGAGTTAAGAAAGAAGTACCGATCTTTAAGCTTGAAAGGAGGTCGGATGGCGAGTACTGGGTAGTCGGTGATGCTAAGCGCTACCAGCGGCGGGCGAGTAATGAGTAG
- the moaC gene encoding cyclic pyranopterin monophosphate synthase MoaC, giving the protein MSARMIDVTSKNEAYREATATGFIRLKRDTVELIKRNLVEKGDVLTISSVAAINAVKQTPHILPLTHNIPITGVDVKFNVEDDGVKVYVKVKTTAKTGVEMEALVGVAVALLNVWDMVKKYEKDEKGGYPYTEITEIKVLEKIKREVSVEGRD; this is encoded by the coding sequence GTGTCGGCCAGGATGATCGACGTAACCAGTAAAAATGAAGCCTACAGAGAGGCGACAGCGACGGGGTTTATCAGGTTAAAGCGCGACACGGTAGAGCTTATTAAGAGAAACCTGGTCGAGAAAGGCGATGTTTTAACGATTTCAAGCGTTGCAGCCATAAACGCAGTCAAGCAAACCCCGCACATACTACCCTTAACTCACAACATCCCGATTACGGGCGTGGACGTGAAGTTCAACGTCGAAGACGATGGTGTTAAAGTCTACGTCAAGGTTAAGACAACCGCGAAAACGGGGGTTGAAATGGAGGCTTTAGTAGGCGTTGCCGTGGCACTCCTCAACGTGTGGGATATGGTTAAGAAGTACGAGAAAGACGAGAAAGGTGGGTACCCGTACACGGAGATCACGGAGATCAAGGTCCTGGAGAAAATAAAACGGGAGGTGAGCGTTGAAGGTCGTGATTAA
- the moaA gene encoding GTP 3',8-cyclase MoaA, with protein MLTTTLEDPYGRVIDSLRILVTLKCNYKCIFCHSEGVLGHAEEVLNAEDYGFIAEVASSVGIKFYKISGGEPLLRDDIADIVRSIKPHARELSLVTNGSLLLEKAKLLADSGLDRLNVSLHAFSKALYEYVTGSYVPVSRIVEGVKEALKYGIKVKINFLAMKSNLGEFFKVLEFAEENGLDVNLIELIPLGVPLDTYRREHVFLGSIVDFLERNSAAKYYRELHNRPVYVLASGIKVEVVIGYGNYLFCSRCSRLRLTPDGYLKPCLYVEDLKVCVLKSVKARDREGLMNALHEVVKLRMPYFKLEVGGGVGQDDRRNQ; from the coding sequence ATGCTTACCACCACGCTAGAAGACCCGTATGGAAGGGTTATTGACAGCCTTAGAATACTCGTAACTCTCAAGTGCAACTACAAGTGCATTTTTTGTCATAGTGAGGGCGTTCTAGGGCACGCGGAGGAGGTGCTGAACGCCGAAGATTACGGCTTCATAGCGGAAGTCGCCAGTAGCGTGGGCATTAAATTCTACAAAATCAGTGGAGGGGAGCCACTGCTTAGAGACGATATAGCTGATATAGTGAGGAGCATAAAACCGCACGCACGCGAACTCTCCCTGGTCACGAACGGCTCACTACTACTTGAGAAGGCGAAGCTCCTCGCAGATTCCGGTTTAGATAGGTTGAACGTAAGCCTACATGCGTTTAGTAAAGCTCTATACGAATACGTTACCGGTAGCTACGTGCCGGTGAGCAGGATTGTTGAAGGGGTCAAAGAAGCCCTCAAGTACGGCATTAAGGTTAAGATAAATTTCCTGGCAATGAAGTCTAACCTAGGTGAGTTTTTCAAGGTACTGGAGTTTGCAGAGGAGAACGGTCTAGACGTCAACCTGATAGAGCTCATACCCCTCGGCGTACCACTAGATACCTATAGGCGAGAACACGTGTTCTTGGGCTCCATCGTGGACTTCCTGGAAAGAAACAGCGCGGCTAAGTACTACAGGGAACTACACAACAGGCCCGTCTACGTTCTCGCCAGCGGTATAAAAGTCGAGGTCGTCATTGGGTATGGGAATTACCTGTTTTGTAGTAGGTGTTCTAGGCTAAGGTTGACGCCGGACGGGTATTTGAAGCCGTGCCTTTACGTTGAAGACTTAAAGGTATGTGTGTTAAAGAGTGTTAAGGCGAGGGACAGAGAAGGGTTGATGAACGCGCTTCACGAGGTAGTGAAGCTTAGAATGCCCTACTTCAAGTTAGAGGTGGGTGGTGGTGTCGGCCAGGATGATCGACGTAACCAGTAA
- a CDS encoding ARMT1-like domain-containing protein: MKPEIECLRCILSTRLKEVEQAGVNAKLKLEFARKLALKVLEGFSLDAELTELASEFFRYVALNVPGVVEYYRALKSASNRRALENLPLHMEYASRLEGFKKFNYLVRLSAVANLVDYGVADHKPLEYAMTPHFVEGYAVYKDDSRLLYDLVVRGSLKIVWLFDNAGEAVYDTLLISEIRKWGNAVYGLVKDEPGFQNDISLSDVEQLNLGKLVDGIKSYGCSCSSIHLNHVSEGVRSLIAESDLVVAKGMSHFEYLSDIDLGKPVVFILVPKCDPVARRIGEGSRGKIVTIWRSGGAH, translated from the coding sequence TTGAAACCAGAAATAGAGTGCTTAAGGTGCATTCTATCAACCAGGCTTAAGGAAGTAGAACAAGCCGGTGTCAACGCTAAGTTAAAATTAGAGTTCGCGAGAAAACTAGCATTAAAAGTGCTCGAAGGGTTTAGTCTTGACGCAGAGTTAACGGAGCTCGCCTCAGAGTTCTTCAGGTATGTGGCTCTAAACGTTCCAGGCGTCGTGGAGTACTACAGGGCGCTGAAGAGCGCATCGAATAGAAGGGCACTTGAAAACCTTCCGCTGCACATGGAGTACGCCTCAAGGCTTGAAGGCTTTAAGAAGTTTAACTACTTGGTTAGACTATCGGCGGTGGCTAACCTCGTTGACTACGGGGTTGCAGATCATAAGCCCCTCGAATACGCAATGACCCCTCACTTCGTGGAAGGATACGCCGTCTACAAGGATGACTCTCGCCTCCTATACGACCTGGTCGTAAGGGGTAGCTTGAAGATCGTCTGGCTCTTCGATAATGCGGGCGAGGCGGTATATGATACCCTGCTGATAAGCGAAATTAGGAAGTGGGGTAACGCCGTCTATGGCCTCGTAAAAGATGAGCCCGGGTTTCAGAATGACATTTCGCTAAGTGACGTAGAGCAGCTCAATTTAGGTAAGCTGGTTGACGGGATTAAGAGTTACGGTTGTAGCTGTTCAAGCATACACTTGAACCACGTCAGCGAAGGGGTGCGAAGCCTGATCGCGGAGTCTGACCTCGTAGTAGCGAAAGGGATGTCCCATTTCGAGTACCTCTCCGACATTGACCTCGGAAAGCCCGTGGTATTTATACTAGTCCCAAAATGCGATCCCGTAGCTAGGCGGATTGGAGAGGGATCTAGAGGGAAGATCGTGACTATATGGAGGAGTGGGGGTGCTCATTAA
- a CDS encoding MGMT family protein, translating to MLVVERSGKVVKVRRPNMDDICNAVYALTQLIPVGYVTSYGHIGKVLGIHPRVVARCLKINKNVIVVPCHRVVYGSRELGGYSGFGTDFKRKILELEGVTFKDNRVVAKHFVDLLL from the coding sequence ATGCTCGTCGTGGAAAGGAGTGGTAAGGTTGTAAAGGTGAGGCGGCCGAATATGGATGACATATGTAACGCCGTTTACGCGTTAACGCAGTTAATACCAGTCGGCTATGTGACTAGCTACGGGCATATTGGAAAAGTCCTGGGCATACATCCACGTGTTGTCGCACGTTGCCTAAAGATCAACAAGAACGTAATCGTCGTGCCGTGTCACAGGGTGGTATACGGTTCGCGCGAACTAGGCGGGTACAGCGGCTTTGGTACAGACTTCAAGAGAAAAATACTCGAGCTCGAAGGAGTGACCTTTAAAGACAACAGGGTAGTGGCCAAGCACTTCGTCGATCTCCTCCTATAG
- a CDS encoding molybdopterin-binding protein — MEGKEEPLCLKVVVVSDRVAEGSLTDVSGELAVKALSGKGVCVSGKVVARNSYRELMKVLRSSRERVLLFLGGTGPSPRDITVDVVENVAWRCLPGFGELYRYMSYQRIGINAILTRTTLCILHDGKVAVVLPGSPDAVALGVELLSQVINHLVEEVDRFEAPHGDLPEGR; from the coding sequence GTGGAAGGCAAAGAAGAGCCCCTATGCCTCAAGGTAGTGGTCGTGAGCGACCGGGTTGCCGAGGGTTCATTAACCGATGTGAGCGGGGAGCTAGCCGTTAAGGCGCTGAGCGGTAAGGGCGTGTGCGTTAGCGGAAAAGTAGTAGCTAGAAACTCTTACCGAGAACTAATGAAGGTTCTAAGGAGCTCGCGGGAAAGAGTGCTGTTGTTTTTAGGGGGTACGGGGCCGAGTCCGCGCGATATAACTGTTGACGTCGTTGAAAATGTAGCATGGCGGTGTTTACCCGGGTTTGGAGAGCTCTATAGGTACATGTCCTACCAGAGAATAGGAATCAACGCCATACTAACTAGGACTACGCTGTGCATACTGCATGATGGGAAAGTAGCCGTTGTCTTACCCGGCTCACCCGACGCCGTAGCTCTCGGCGTTGAACTATTATCCCAAGTCATAAATCACCTAGTTGAGGAGGTTGATAGGTTTGAAGCCCCTCACGGGGACTTACCTGAAGGCCGGTGA
- a CDS encoding HAD family hydrolase — translation MKPLTGTYLKAGDSGDRCVVGFDVWGTLLDLERVLKAIARSVAYATGLDLDIATRNVFKAHEEAKSVRRKNPEMPVNELFNVSRRLLAMAFNTSTGEVDQLIRGAFETAGTDILYGDVVEALEALNHAGVETGIIGNVLFWPSTYTRLLLRKLGISRYFKQCVFSDEVGISKPDRRIFLLFAGRMGVDPSRFIYVGDNVVEDIGGALSSGGVGVLISRRRTEKKYVPELRVALISNLRDLVEVYDIFCGLRLD, via the coding sequence TTGAAGCCCCTCACGGGGACTTACCTGAAGGCCGGTGATAGCGGAGACCGTTGTGTAGTTGGGTTCGACGTGTGGGGGACGCTACTAGACCTCGAAAGGGTGTTAAAGGCGATTGCGCGAAGTGTTGCTTACGCCACTGGCCTAGACCTGGACATAGCTACACGGAATGTCTTCAAAGCACACGAAGAGGCGAAGAGCGTGAGGCGTAAGAACCCGGAAATGCCTGTCAACGAGCTGTTTAACGTATCGAGGAGGCTGCTAGCAATGGCCTTTAACACCAGTACCGGAGAAGTGGATCAGCTGATTAGGGGGGCTTTTGAAACAGCTGGTACTGACATCTTGTACGGTGACGTAGTAGAGGCTCTCGAGGCCCTTAACCATGCCGGTGTTGAAACGGGAATAATAGGGAACGTGCTGTTCTGGCCTAGCACGTACACGAGGCTGTTACTTAGAAAACTAGGTATATCGAGGTACTTCAAGCAGTGCGTTTTCTCTGATGAGGTTGGGATCTCGAAGCCCGATCGCAGGATCTTCCTGCTCTTCGCGGGAAGGATGGGCGTTGACCCGAGCAGGTTTATCTACGTTGGGGACAACGTGGTAGAGGACATTGGAGGCGCGCTTTCATCGGGCGGTGTAGGTGTGTTGATTTCGAGGCGCCGTACCGAGAAAAAGTACGTGCCGGAGCTACGAGTAGCGCTAATAAGCAATCTCAGAGACCTAGTAGAAGTGTACGATATATTCTGTGGACTGCGACTCGATTAG
- a CDS encoding DUF447 family protein, with the protein MKLAMKDGIVYEAVLTAMYMNEPYAAPVGFKKKGNFVEIKAYKNSRLFDVLLSCNVVVLNIVHKPQLFVKTAFKRERVLEFDANREIAAMHGLPVLAEGVGYVVLERASVVDYGEHVIAVYEVKSTEFNNYAEVEPYTRCYGSLVEFAVYATKVRDVKDSEKKIQYAKKAEEVLEIINKTCNEEYIDVAKRLWVLVNTWLGK; encoded by the coding sequence ATGAAACTGGCCATGAAAGACGGCATTGTTTACGAGGCAGTGCTAACAGCAATGTACATGAACGAGCCGTACGCGGCTCCCGTTGGATTCAAGAAGAAAGGCAATTTCGTGGAGATTAAAGCGTACAAGAACAGTAGGTTATTCGATGTGCTACTATCGTGTAATGTCGTCGTCCTCAACATCGTTCATAAACCACAGTTATTCGTGAAAACTGCCTTTAAACGCGAGCGCGTCTTAGAGTTCGATGCCAACCGGGAGATCGCAGCCATGCACGGTCTACCAGTACTAGCTGAGGGCGTCGGCTACGTTGTCCTAGAAAGGGCATCTGTAGTAGATTACGGAGAACATGTTATTGCCGTGTACGAAGTTAAGAGCACTGAATTCAACAACTACGCGGAGGTGGAACCATACACTAGGTGCTACGGTAGCCTGGTGGAATTCGCAGTTTATGCAACAAAAGTCAGAGACGTTAAGGACTCTGAAAAGAAGATTCAATATGCTAAAAAAGCCGAAGAGGTGCTGGAGATTATTAACAAGACGTGTAATGAGGAGTACATAGACGTGGCAAAAAGGCTCTGGGTGCTCGTTAACACATGGCTAGGAAAATAA
- a CDS encoding GHMP kinase, translated as MARKITIEAPSRLHLGLVNPFNKDYRLYIAVGVAIDRPQTVISVYVDDPISIEGCRSSEVYTRIKPIVEEYGLKRGRVVIEKCVPVHVGLGSTTQLLLSVAHGLMLSNGLNPDVAEIVEMAKKIGLGRISGVGTYIYMYGGLVVDSGKRHEADFPQLLMRFEVPESWRFVVAIPAGTGLDEIREREVFEAREEVPGEVIWYASYTLFAELLPSLLEGEFELFAKALTKFQETVGKMFSKYQGGVFAQHSAAVINKMKELGLVGVGQSSWGPTVYGITDTHEKAVEVSSKLKEVFDGLHVFVARPRNKGAVVRFVVE; from the coding sequence ATGGCTAGGAAAATAACGATAGAGGCCCCATCCAGGCTCCACCTAGGTCTAGTTAATCCCTTTAACAAAGACTACAGGCTCTACATTGCCGTGGGGGTGGCAATTGACCGGCCACAAACGGTGATCAGCGTCTACGTTGACGACCCGATATCAATTGAAGGCTGCAGATCCAGCGAAGTATACACCCGGATAAAACCCATTGTCGAGGAATACGGCCTGAAGCGTGGCCGAGTAGTCATAGAAAAATGCGTACCCGTGCACGTTGGTCTCGGTTCAACTACGCAGCTTCTGCTTTCAGTGGCGCACGGGTTAATGCTTTCTAACGGCTTAAACCCCGACGTTGCAGAGATAGTGGAGATGGCTAAGAAGATCGGTCTCGGGAGGATTTCAGGAGTGGGTACGTACATATACATGTATGGAGGGCTCGTTGTGGACTCTGGTAAGCGGCATGAAGCGGATTTCCCGCAACTACTGATGAGGTTTGAAGTACCGGAAAGCTGGAGATTTGTAGTGGCCATTCCCGCTGGAACAGGGCTAGATGAAATACGTGAGAGAGAGGTGTTCGAAGCCAGGGAAGAGGTGCCGGGCGAGGTAATCTGGTACGCATCTTATACGTTGTTCGCAGAGCTCCTCCCCTCGCTACTCGAGGGCGAGTTCGAACTATTCGCAAAAGCCTTAACGAAATTCCAGGAAACGGTTGGCAAGATGTTTAGCAAGTATCAAGGAGGCGTCTTTGCTCAGCACTCCGCAGCCGTTATCAATAAAATGAAGGAACTCGGCTTAGTGGGGGTTGGCCAGAGCTCGTGGGGCCCCACTGTTTATGGTATAACGGATACGCACGAAAAGGCCGTTGAGGTCTCCAGCAAGCTTAAGGAGGTGTTTGACGGGTTACACGTGTTCGTTGCAAGGCCCAGGAACAAGGGCGCGGTAGTGAGGTTCGTAGTAGAGTAG